In one window of Gossypium arboreum isolate Shixiya-1 chromosome 4, ASM2569848v2, whole genome shotgun sequence DNA:
- the LOC108460334 gene encoding EID1-like F-box protein 2 — translation MILTKQYRCIHSSSCQCTKGHLSEDVIFLVFQQLNWNPKLIATLSCVCKWFDDLAKRVLWKEFCKTRAPKMMLDLQSSGSHSVDGNWRALGKLLIYCSGCSGGRLFNSVQIPGHFVYRTRFSRTSGKSFLLPQCRTDILYVSDPCEHLDQGDEGDVGFFRGVFKSFLVSKVRKMLIDRAAKLHPTAVCPYCKAKLWDMLQAKMIPQSASCRLGAYEDCIEYYVCLNGHMLGICTLLPLSDSEEGSESE, via the coding sequence ATGATCCTAACAAAGCAGTATCGTTGTATACACTCGTCTAGTTGTCAATGCACAAAGGGTCATCTAAGTGAAGATGTGATTTTCTTAGTGTTTCAACAACTCAACTGGAATCCGAAGTTGATTGCGACTCTTTCATGCGTATGCAAATGGTTTGATGATCTTGCCAAGAGAGTACTATGGAAAGAATTCTGCAAAACAAGGGCCCCAAAGATGATGCTTGATCTGCAGTCTAGTGGAAGTCACAGTGTTGATGGGAACTGGAGAGCCCTTGGAAAACTACTTATCTATTGTTCAGGTTGTAGCGGTGGTCGCTTGTTCAATAGTGTTCAGATCCCTGGTCATTTTGTTTACAGGACCAGGTTCTCTAGGACCTCAGGGAAGAGCTTCCTTTTACCGCAATGCCGGACTGATATTTTATATGTGTCTGACCCTTGTGAACATCTGGACCAAGGGGATGAGGGTGATGTGGGATTTTTCCGAGGAGTTTTCAAGTCATTCTTGGTGTCCAAGGTTCGGAAGATGTTGATTGACAGGGCAGCCAAGCTTCATCCAACAGCAGTGTGCCCTTATTGTAAGGCAAAGTTGTGGGACATGCTGCAAGCTAAGATGATACCACAAAGTGCAAGCTGTAGGTTGGGTGCTTATGAGGATTGTATAGAGTATTACGTGTGCCTAAATGGTCATATGCTTGGCATCTGCACCCTTTTGCCATTGTCTGATTCTGAAGAGGGATCTGAATCAGAGTGA